A DNA window from Helianthus annuus cultivar XRQ/B chromosome 15, HanXRQr2.0-SUNRISE, whole genome shotgun sequence contains the following coding sequences:
- the LOC110895626 gene encoding receptor-like protein kinase HSL1 produces MTSRSLFFSFLFLIPFCVCLNQEGRYLQQLKLGFDDPDGFFSDWVETVSGDGAGDTPCNWTGVRCSKQGTGFVEAVDLSNANIAGEFPAVICRLTGLKFISLYNNSVNGTLSGELSGCRSLVFLDLGQNFLTGELPARLSELPELKYLDLTGNNFSGDIPASFGKFQKLEVISLVDNLIGGNIPAEIGNISTLKQLNLSYNPFSPGRIPPELGNLSNLEVLWLTECNLIGPIPDSLSRLSKLVDLDLSINKLTGPVPTSITELTNIVQVELYNNSLTGELPKLGWSKMTALRLIDISMNMLTGTVPFELCSLQLESLHLYENEFEGTFPEIISNSSNLYELRLFGNRFSGRLPENLGRKAPLTWVDVSNNLFSGEIPASLCNNGRLEELLMIHNSFSGEVPASLSTCWSLKRIRLGYNKFSGEVPVGFWGLPEVSLLELAENSFSGVIGKTIARAGNLSTLNVANNMFSGELPDEIGLVGGLVEFSGGNNRFSGSLPGSIVNLEQLTKLDLHNNGFSGGIPSGIDSLKKLNELNLANNKFSGNIPDKIGELSVLNYLDLSGNQFSGKIPVGLQNLRLNQLNLSSNSFTGDIPPVYAKKIYINSFLGNPGLCGDIEGLCDGENVTKNVGYVWLLRSIFVLTGVILIVGVGWFYFRCKNVENSKECIDKSKWTLMSFHKLSFSEYEIMGALDEDNVIGSGASGKVYKVVLGNGETVAVKKLWGGSKKGESEDLENGSGSGSVLDNGFEAEVETLGRIRHKSIVRLWCCCSTKMCKLLVYEYMPNGSLGDLLHSGKSGLLDWPIRYKIAVDAAEGLAYLHHDCVPAIVHRDVKSNNILLDGDFGARVADFGVAKVVDGKEKGGKSMSVIAGSCGYIAPEYAYTLRVNEKSDIYSFGVVILELVTGKRPVAPEYGEKDLVKWVCATLDQKGLDAVLDPKLDSCFKEEICKVLNVGLLCTSPLPINRPSMRKVVKLLQEIGSVNPMKFASKDGKLTPYYYDDGSDHGSVA; encoded by the exons ATGACGTCACGCTCTCTGTtctttagtttcttgttcttgatTCCTTTTTGCGTTTGTTTGAATCAAGAAGGACGGTATTTGCAACAATTGAAGCTAGGGTTTGATGACCCAGATGGGTTCTTTTCCGATTGGGTTGAAACTGTCTCCGGCGACGGCGCCGGAGATACTCCCTGCAACTGGACCGGCGTTAGGTGTTCAAAACAGGGGACTGGGTTTGTTGAAGCtgttgatttgtcaaatgctaaTATCGCTGGCGAGTTTCCGGCAGTGATTTGCCGGCTCACCGGACTGAAATTTATCTCTCTGTACAATAATTCCGTCAACGGTACACTTTCCGGCGAGCTTTCCGGTTGCCGGAGTCTTGTTTTTTTAGATCTTGGACAAAATTTTCTCACCGGCGAACTTCCGGCGAGATTATCCGAGCTTCCGGAGTTGAAATATCTAGATTTGACCGGAAACAATTTTTCCGGCGACATTCCGGCGAGTTTTGGAAAATTTCAGAAGCTTGAAGTAATTTCGTTAGTTGATAATCTCATCGGAGGGAATATTCCGGCGGAAATTGGAAACATTTCCACGCTAAAACAGCTTAATTTATCATACAACCCGTTTTCTCCGGGTCGGATCCCGCCGGAGCTCGGAAACTTATCGAATCTAGAAGTCTTATGGCTCACCGAGTGTAATTTAATTGGACCGATTCCTGACTCACTGAGTCGACTCAGTAAACTCGTTGATCTTGACCTGTCTATCAACAAACTCACTGGGCCAGTACCGACTTCAATTACCGAGTTAACCAACATTGTCCAAGTTGAGCTTTATAACAACTCGTTGACCGGTGAGTTGCCGAAATTGGGGTGGTCAAAGATGACGGCGTTACGGCTGATTGATATTTCGATGAATATGTTGACCGGAACGGTGCCGTTTGAGTTATGTTCTTTACAACTTGAATCATTACATCTTTATGAAAATGAGTTTGAAGGTACATTCCCTGAAATTATTTCAAATTCTAGTAATCTTTATGAATTAAGGTTGTTTGGAAATAGGTTTTCCGGCAGGTTGCCGGAAAATTTAGGGAGAAAGGCGCCGTTGACTTGGGTTGACGTGTCAAACAATTTATTCTCCGGCGAAATTCCGGCGAGTTTGTGTAATAATGGTAGGTTAGAAGAGCTTTTAATGATACATAACTCGTTTTCGGGTGAAGTTCCGGCGAGTTTGAGTACTTGTTGGAGCTTGAAACGAATCCGGTTAGGGTATAATAAGTTTTCCGGCGAAGTTCCGGTAGGGTTTTGGGGTCTCCCCGAGGTTTCGCTACTCGAATTGGCGGAAAACTCGTTCTCCGGGGTGATCGGAAAGACCATCGCCCGAGCGGGGAACTTGTCGACGTTGAATGTAGCGAATAATATGTTTTCCGGTGAGTTGCCGGATGAGATCGGGCTTGTTGGTGgtttagttgagttttccggGGGTAATAACCGGTTTTCGGGGTCTTTACCAGGTAGCATTGTGAATCTTGAACAGTTAACCAAGCTTGATCTTCATAACAATGGGTTTTCGGGTGGGATTCCGAGTGGGATCGATTCGTTAAAGAAGCTAAACGAGCTTAACTTAGCTAATAACAAGTTTTCGGGTAACATTCCCGATAAGATCGGGGAGTTATCGGTCTTGAACTATCTTGATCTGTCCGGAAATCAGTTTTCGGGCAAGATTCCGGTTGGGTTACAGAACTTGAGGCTCAATCAGCTCAACTTATCGAGCAACTCGTTTACCGGAGACATCCCACCGGTTTACGCTAAGAAGATTTACATCAATAGCTTTTTGGGTAATCCGGGACTTTGCGGTGACATCGAGGGTTTATGCGATGGTGAAAACGTCACTAAGAACGTGGGTTACGTGTGGTTACTCCGGTCGATCTTTGTACTAACCGGTGTCATCCTCATTGTTGGTGTGGGATGGTTCTACTTCCGGTGCAAGAATGTTGAGAACTCGAAAGAATGTATTGACAAGTCGAAATGGACGTTAATGTCGTTTCACAAGCTGAGTTTTAGCGAATACGAAATCATGGGTGCGCTCGATGAGGATAACGTGATCGGAAGTGGTGCGTCGGGGAAAGTTTACAAAGTTGTTTTGGGCAACGGTGAGACTGTGGCTGTTAAGAAACTATGGGGAGGTTCAAAGAAGGGTGAAAGCGAGGATCTTGAAAACGGGTCGGGCTCAGGCTCGGTTCTTGATAACGGGTTTGAGGCCGAGGTGGAGACGTTAGGGAGGATCCGTCATAAAAGCATCGTTCGCCTTTGGTGTTGCTGTTCGACAAAAATGTGTAAACTTCTTGTGTATGAGTATATGCCAAATGGTAGTTTGGGTGATTTACTTCATAGTGGTAAAAGCGGGTTGCTCGATTGGCCCATAAGGTACAAGATCGCGGTGGATGCAGCCGAGGGTTTGGCTTATTTGCATCATGATTGTGTTCCCGCGATTGTTCATAGAGACGTTAAATCGAATAACATTTTACTTGATGGTGATTTTGGTGCTCGAGTGGCGGATTTTGGTGTTGCTAAAGTTGTTGATGGTAAAGAAAAGGGTGGTAAATCGATGTCCGTCATTGCTGGTTCGTGTGGTTATATCGCTCCAG AATATGCATATACATTAAGGGTGAACGAAAAGAGCGATATCTACAGTTTCGGTGTTGTAATTCTCGAACTCGTGACTGGAAAGCGGCCGGTTGCCCCCGAGTATGGAGAAAAAGATTTGGTCAAGTGGGTATGTGCTACATTGGACCAAAAAGGTCTAGACGCGGTGCTCGACCCAAAGCTAGATTCGTGTTTCAAGGAAGAAATATGTAAAGTCCTCAATGTTGGTCTCTTGTGCACGAGCCCGCTTCCTATCAACCGACCATCGATGAGAAAAGTCGTGAAGTTGTTACAAGAGATCGGCTCGGTAAATCCCATGAAGTTTGCATCAAAAGATGGTAAGTTAACGCCTTACTACTACGATGATGGGTCGGATCATGGTAGTGTGGCTTGA